Proteins encoded in a region of the Drosophila sechellia strain sech25 chromosome 2L, ASM438219v1, whole genome shotgun sequence genome:
- the LOC6613504 gene encoding uncharacterized protein LOC6613504, producing MAFLGKVNSQGTLIDHEVFCMIHPSQQDSAGQAREMGASVLLPRRKGSRTFIKTCDKDSLVRSMGSPSTVRYVGSSESSSEVNSLGETETSTLRCCSDLSLGTLKSTKTIEGPHIGELGEDIELQTESETVCLHLGSPSSSTSTDRSSCSDRSCPSLRSASDKDSTTSMCSWEEAMSQDDSMLGPLQLPLSHSLPSLRLGSSVGSPPLTYTRRIEPLHIRRSAGEAYENWLSAKQRQCQYKLQAQQAEKEAQRQRTELRQRLAKEKYEQWCQRKAQQTTSTAKPTKPDRPAQLPPQKNMASGQHHLQEWELHKLRLFEQRRLEQRNAERRRQEQKAARRSQAEEAFSRWMSNVAQRPKPVPSSQGMKSLRGTVSDIFINPKQWVN from the coding sequence ATGGCATTTCTGGGCAAAGTCAACAGTCAGGGAACCCTTATCGACCATGAAGTATTCTGCATGATCCATCCTAGCCAGCAGGATTCAGCTGGCCAGGCCAGAGAGATGGGGGCGAGTGTACTGCTCCCGCGAAGAAAGGGTTCCAGGACCTTCATCAAGACCTGTGACAAGGACAGCCTAGTGCGCTCTATGGGTAGCCCCAGCACAGTGCGCTACGTGGGCAGCTCCGAGTCGTCCAGTGAAGTCAACTCATTGGGCGAGACGGAGACCTCCACTCTGCGCTGCTGCTCGGATTTGTCCCTGGGCACCCTGAAGTCGACCAAGACAATTGAGGGGCCCCACATCGGTGAACTGGGAGAGGATATCGAGCTGCAGACGGAGTCGGAGACGGTCTGCCTGCATCTGGGCAGTCCCAGCAGTAGCACCAGCACGGACCGGAGTAGCTGCAGCGACCGATCCTGCCCCTCTTTGCGCAGCGCCAGCGACAAGGACTCGACGACCTCGATGTGCAGCTGGGAGGAGGCCATGTCCCAGGACGACAGCATGCTGGGCCCGCTCCAGTTGCCACTGAGCCACAGCCTGCCCTCGCTGCGCCTGGGATCGAGCGTAGGATCGCCGCCCCTTACCTACACCCGCCGCATCGAACCGCTCCACATCCGGCGGTCCGCCGGCGAGGCCTACGAGAACTGGCTGTCCGCCAAGCAACGCCAGTGCCAGTACAAGTTGCAGGCGCAGCAGGCCGAGAAGGAAGCGCAGCGGCAGCGAACGGAGCTAAGGCAGCGGCTCGCCAAGGAGAAGTACGAGCAGTGGTGTCAGCGGAAGGCGCAGCAGACCACCAGTACCGCCAAGCCCACCAAGCCCGACCGTCCTGCCCAGCTGCCGCCGCAGAAGAACATGGCGTCTGGGCAACATCACCTGCAGGAGTGGGAGCTGCACAAGCTGAGGCTGTTCGAACAGCGTCGCCTCGAGCAGCGGAATGCCGAGCGGCGGCGCCAGGAGCAGAAGGCCGCCCGCCGCTCGCAGGCGGAAGAGGCCTTCAGTCGGTGGATGAGCAACGTGGCCCAGAGGCCCAAGCCCGTCCCCTCCAGCCAGGGAATGAAGTCGTTGCGCGGCACCGTTTCCGACATCTTTATAAACCCCAAGCAGTGGGTGAATTAA